The genomic interval TCTGGTTCGTTCCCCGGGTGGGGGAGGTGCGCACCCGGGAAGGCCGCATCCTGGTGGAGAAGAACTTCTAGGGGGAAAGATGGTACTGGACAAGGTGAATAGCCCTTTGGACCTTAAGGGTCTGAGCCTCGAGGAGCTCCTGGAGCTGGCCGAGGAGATCCGTAGCGAGATCATCCGGGTCACGGCGCAAAACGGCGGCCACCTGGCGAGCTCCCTAGGGGCGGTGGAGCTCATCCTAGCCCTGCACCGGGTCTTCCAGTCCCCAAAGGACCGCATCCTCTTTGACGTGGGCCACCAAGCCTACGCCCACAAGCTCATCACCGGGCGCAAGGACCGCTTCCACACCCTAAGGCAGGAAGGGGGGCTTTCCGGTTTCACCAAGGTCTCCGAGTCGGAGCACGACGCCATCACCGCCGGCCACGCCAGCACCTCCTTGGCCCACGCCCTGGGCATGGCCATCGCCCGGGACCTCAAGGGGGAGGACCACCATGTGGTGGCGGTGATCGGGGACGGGGCCCTTACCGGGGGCATGGCCCTGGCCGCCCTCAACAAGATCGGGGAACTGGGCAAAAAGATGCTCATCATCCTGAACGACAACGAGATGAGCATCTCGGAGAACGTGGGGGCCCTCAACAAGTACTTCAAGGAGCTCCAGATAAGAAAGTGGGTCCAGGATGCCGAGAAGCTGGGCCGGAGCATCCTGGAACACATCTCCCCCAAGCTCTTCGGCCTGGTGGACCGGGCCAAGGAGGCGGCCAAGCTCATCCTTCACCAGGAAAACCCCTTCTACGCCTGGGGGATCCGCTACGTGGGCCCCGTGGATGGGCATGACTTGAAGGGCCTTATTCACATCCTGGAGCACCTCAAGGAGCTGGACGGCCCCACCCTCCTCCACGTGGTTACCCAGAAGGGCAAGGGGTACAAGGTGGCGGAGGCCGACCCCATCTACTGGCATGGGCCTTCCGGCTTTGACCCCAACCGGCCGGAGAAAGTCTCCAAGGGCTACACCTGGAGCCAGGCCTTTGGGGATGCGGTCACGGAGCTGGCCCACCTGGAACCCCGCCTTTTTGTCCTCACCCCCGCCATGCGGGAGGGCTCGGGGCTGGTGCGCTACTCCCAGGAGCACCCCGAGCGCTACCTGGACGTGGGCATCTGCGAGGACGTGGCGGTGACGGTGGCGGCGGGTATGGCCTTAAGGGGCCTAAAGCCCATCGTGGCCATCTACTCCACCTTCCTGCAGCGAGCCTACGACCAGGTGATCCACGACGTGGCCATAGAGGGCCTTCCCGTCATCTTCGCCATAGACCGGGCGGGGGTGGTGGGGGCGGATGGGGCCACCCACCACGGGGTCTTTGACATCGCCTACCTGCGCACCATCCCCAACCTGCAGATCGCTGCCCCCAAGGACGCTTTAGAGCTTCGGGCCATGCTGAAAAAGGCCCTGGAGATCGGGGGCCCAGTGGCCATCCGTTACCCCCGGGACAACGTGGAGCGGGTTCCCGAGGGCAGCTGGCCGGAGATCGCTTGGGGCCGGTGGGAGGTGCTCAAGGAGGGCACCGAGGTCTACATCCTGGCCTTTGGC from Thermus caldifontis carries:
- the dxs gene encoding 1-deoxy-D-xylulose-5-phosphate synthase is translated as MVLDKVNSPLDLKGLSLEELLELAEEIRSEIIRVTAQNGGHLASSLGAVELILALHRVFQSPKDRILFDVGHQAYAHKLITGRKDRFHTLRQEGGLSGFTKVSESEHDAITAGHASTSLAHALGMAIARDLKGEDHHVVAVIGDGALTGGMALAALNKIGELGKKMLIILNDNEMSISENVGALNKYFKELQIRKWVQDAEKLGRSILEHISPKLFGLVDRAKEAAKLILHQENPFYAWGIRYVGPVDGHDLKGLIHILEHLKELDGPTLLHVVTQKGKGYKVAEADPIYWHGPSGFDPNRPEKVSKGYTWSQAFGDAVTELAHLEPRLFVLTPAMREGSGLVRYSQEHPERYLDVGICEDVAVTVAAGMALRGLKPIVAIYSTFLQRAYDQVIHDVAIEGLPVIFAIDRAGVVGADGATHHGVFDIAYLRTIPNLQIAAPKDALELRAMLKKALEIGGPVAIRYPRDNVERVPEGSWPEIAWGRWEVLKEGTEVYILAFGKTLRYALEAAQDDPRVGVVNARFLKPLDRERLKELSRYRLLTVEDHQGMGGFGSAVLEALNEMGLKPEVKVLALPDRFLEHGSIPSLHRQAGIDARGIREALAEMGILPIHERA